A genome region from Brassica oleracea var. oleracea cultivar TO1000 chromosome C2, BOL, whole genome shotgun sequence includes the following:
- the LOC106327473 gene encoding uncharacterized protein LOC106327473 isoform X2, whose translation MVETRRSSSASKRFCSSSSSPEPSSSSPRPSKRSKAAAGSTSASEENQGPVSDPGEPELGSSDPHAEKTVATDVPVMENSPGDDEVLAGEVVAEGERSKAGKKRPNAPWAKLLSQYPQNPHRIMRGPVFTVGRLGCNLSIKDHSMPTTLCELKQAKHGAPSVASLEITGNGFLVQVNGKCYHKSSCVHLRGGDEVIFSVSGRHAYIFQPLKDENLAAPDKASSVNLCEARVAPLKGVHVETRAGDSSAGDGASILASLSKYRNLRLLPPIAKSAKRQQNPEVPVIPSSCNDCISDTDMNDADSDNDDAAIASVEKAAASTSDTASENLNADGSGLDPFQEADGGNTPASGYEVRSVLDIRGISKLLDERREVSESLRDSYLSSTISTRRQAFKDSLRGGVLKAQDIEVSLEKFPYFLSATTKDVLIASMYVHMKGGSKFSKYASDLPTTCPRILLSGPAGSDIYQEILAKALAKHFGAKVMIVDSLLLPGGSPAREAESSKESARRERLSMLAKRAVQAAQALQHKKPTSSVDADITGGSTLSSQALPKQEVSTATSKSYTFKAGDRVKFLGPPSSAVSSLQGSPLRGPTIGFHGKVVLAFEDNCSSKIGIRFERPVPDGNDLGGLCEEDHGFFCAASSLRLDGSSGDDADRLAVNEIFEVALSEGEGGSLILFLKDIEKSLVGNNDVYATLKSKLENLPENIVVMASQTQLDSRKEKSHPGGFLYTKFGCNQTALLDLAFPDIGKLHEKSKEASKSVKQITRLFPNKVAIQLPQDEALLLDWKEKLDRDTELLKVQANITSILGILSKNRLDCPDLETLCIKDQSLLPESVEKVVGWAFSHHLMNCSEPTIKDNKLVISAESITYGLQMLHGVQNENKSLKKFLKDVVTENEFEKKLLSDVIPPSDIGVSFDDIGALENVKDALKELVMLPLQRPELFGKGQLTKPTKGILLFGPPGTGKTMLAKAVATEAGANFINISMSSITSKWFGEGEKYVKAVFSLASKIAPSVIFVDEVDSMLGRRENPGEHEAMRKMKNEFMVNWDGLRTKDRERVLVLAATNRPFDLDEAVIRRLPRRLMVNLPDATNRSKILSVILSKEEMAPDVDLEAIANMTDGYSGSDLKNLCVTAAHLPIREILEKEKKEKTAAEAENRPKPSLYRCTDIRPLTMNDFKAAHEQVCASVSTDSSNTNELQQWNELYGEGGSRKKTSLSYFM comes from the exons ATGGTTGAGACGAGACGTAGCTCTTCCGCTTCCAAGCGTTTCTGCTCTTCCTCTTCATCCCCTGAACCGTCTTCTTCATCTCCACGCCCTTCCAAGCGATCTAAG GCGGCGGCGGGGTCTACTTCGGCAAGCGAGGAGAATCAAGGACCAGTTTCGGATCCTGGAGAGCCGGAGCTTGGATCCTCTGATCCGCATGCGGAGAAGACTGTTGCCACTGATGTGCCGGTGATGGAGAATTCTCCTGGAGACGACGAAGTCTTGGCAG GTGAAGTGGTGGCTGAGGGTGAGAGGTCGAAGGCGGGGAAGAAGCGGCCTAACGCTCCATGGGCGAAGCTACTTTCTCAGTATCCTCAG AACCCTCACCGTATCATGAGGGGCCCTGTCTTCACTGTTGGACGCCTGGGTTGTAATTTATCTATCAAAGACCATTCCATGCCCACCACCCTGTGTGAACTGAAGCAGGCTAAG CACGGAGCTCCATCCGTTGCCTCCCTAGAGATAACAGGGAATGGATTTCTCGTTCAGGTGAATGGCAAGTGTTACCATAAAAGTTCTTGTGTTCATCTCCGTGGTGGTGACGAGGTGATCTTCAGCGTTTCTGGGAGACATGCTTAT ATATTTCAACCTCTCAAAGATGAAAATCTAGCTGCTCCTGACAAAGCTTCTTCAGTGAATTTATGTGAAGCTCGAGTTGCCCCTCTGAAAGGGGTTCATGTTGAGACAAGAGCAGGAGACTCCTCAGCTGGTGATGGGGCCTCTATATTGGCATCTCTTTCAAAGTACCGTAACTTACGTCTTCTACCACCAATTGCTAAATCTGCCAAAAGGCAGCAAAATCCGGAGGTTCCTGTGATACCTTCCAGCTGCAATGATTGCATTTCAGATACTGACATGAACGATGCTGATAGTGACAATGATGATGCTGCTATTGCTTCTGTGGAGAAAGCTGCTGCTTCAACCTCTGACACTGCCAGTGAGAATCTTAATGCCGATGGCAGTGGATTGGATCCTTTTCAAGAAGCCGATGGTGGAAACACTCCTGCTTCTGGTTATGAAGTTAGATCGGTCTTGGATATAAGGGGCATCTCTAAGTTGCTGGATGAACGGAGGGAAGTGAGTGAATCCCTTAGAGACTCTTACCTTTCATCTACTATATCGACTAGACGCCAAGCGTTTAAGGATAGTCTGCGAGGAGGAGTACTCAAGGCTCAAGACATAGAGGTTTCTTTGGAGAAGTTCCCATATTTTCTGAG TGCTACAACGAAGGATGTTTTGATAGCATCGATGTATGTCCATATGAAAGGTGGAAGCAAGTTCTCAAAGTATGCATCAGACTTGCCTACAACGTGTCCCCGTATCTTGCTCTCTGGACCAGCAG GCTCTGATATATATCAGGAAATCTTGGCAAAGGCGCTTGCAAAACATTTTGGGGCCAAAGTGATGATCGTTGACTCACTATTGTTACCTGGG GGATCACCAGCCAGGGAAGCTGAATCTTCTAAAGAAAGTGCTAGGCGTGAAAGGCTCTCTATGCTTGCAAAACGAGCTGTTCAGGCTGCACAAGCATTGCAGCATAAGAAACCAACTTCAAGTGTTGACGCTGATATAACAGGTGGATCAACATTAAGTTCTCAGGCTTTGCCAAAGCAAGAAGTGTCAACAGCAACTTCTAAAAGTTACACCTTTAAAGCAG GTGACAGAGTAAAGTTTCTAGGTCCGCCATCTTCTGCGGTTTCTTCTCTTCAAGGCTCACCACTTAG GGGACCGACCATTGGTTTCCATGGAAAAGTAGTCCTTGCATTTGAAGACAACTGTTCATCAAAAATTGGGATTAGATTCGAAAGACCTGTGCCAGATGGCAATGATCTTGGTGGCCTCTGCGAAGAAGACCACGGTTTCTTTTGTGCTG CTAGCTCACTTCGGTTAGATGGTTCTTCTGGTGATGATGCTGACAGACTTGCCGTTAATGAAATCTTTGAG GTCGCACTTAGTGAGGGTGAAGGAGGGTCACTAATATTGTTCCTGAAAGATATTGAGAAATCGCTGGTGGGGAATAATGACGTATATGCAACCTTGAAGAGCAAGCTCGAGAATTTACCGGAAAATATTGTTGTCATGGCCTCACAAACCCAGTTGGACAGCCGAAAAGAGAAA TCCCATCCTGGAGGTTTCTTGTATACTAAGTTCGGCTGCAACCAGACGGCGTTACTAGATCTTGCATTTCCG GATATTGGTAAACTGCACGAAAAGAGCAAGGAAGCATCTAAATCAGTGAAACAAATAACCCGCCTGTTTCCTAACAAAGTCGCCATCCAGTTACCTCAG GATGAAGCTTTGCTCTTGGACTGGAAGGAGAAACTGGACCGTGATACAGAGCTTTTGAAGGTTCAGGCTAATATAACCAGCATCCTTGGA ATCCTCTCCAAAAACCGTCTGGACTGCCCTGACCTTGAAACCTTGTGCATCAAAGATCAAAGTCTTCTTCCTGAAA GTGTTGAGAAAGTGGTTGGCTGGGCTTTTAGCCACCATCTTATGAACTGTTCAGAACCTACAATCAAAGACAACAAGCTTGTTATCTCAGCAGAAAG CATTACATATGGCCTGCAGATGTTACATGGGGTTCAGAACGAAAACAAGAGTCTAAAGAAATTCCTCAAG GATGTTGTTACTGAGAACGAATTTGAGAAAAAACTCCTATCAGATGTCATTCCCCCCAGCGATATAGGTGTTTCGTTTGATGATATTGGGGCTCTAGAGAATGTGAAAGACGCATTGAAAGAGTTGGTGATGCTTCCTCTTCAAAGACCCGAATTATTTGGCAAAGGCCAGCTAACGAAG CCTACAAAAGGTATTCTGTTGTTTGGACCTCCTGGTACAGGGAAGACGATGCTGGCAAAGGCAGTAGCAACTGAAGCTGGCGCAAACTTCATCAATATCTCGATGTCCAGCATTACTTCAAAG TGGTTTGGTGAGGGAGAGAAGTATGTCAAAGCTGTCTTCTCGTTAGCGAGCAAGATCGCGCCAAGTGTCATTTTTGTTGATGAG GTTGACAGCATGTTGGGAAGACGTGAGAATCCAGGGGAACATGAAGCTATGCGTAAGATGAAGAACGAATTCATGGTAAACTGGGACGGTTTAAGAACAAAGGATAGAGAACGAGTTCTGGTTCTCGCTGCTACCAACAGACCATTTGACCTGGACGAAGCAGTTATCAGACGGCTTCCGCGGAG ATTGATGGTTAATCTTCCAGACGCGACGAACAGATCAAAGATCTTGAGCGTTATTCTATCTAAAGAAGAAATGGCACCAGATGTTGATTTAGAAGCGATTGCAAATATGACAGATGGGTACTCAGGAAGTGACTTAAAG AACCTTTGTGTAACTGCGGCACATCTTCCAATTCGAGAAATACTGGAGAAAGAAAAGAAG GAAAAAACTGCAGCTGAGGCTGAAAACCGTCCAAAGCCTTCATTGTATAGATGCACAGACATTCGTCCACTGACAATGAATGATTTCAAGGCTGCCCATGAACAG GTATGTGCGAGTGTGTCTACAGACTCATCAAACACGAACGAGCTTCAGCAATGGAACGAGCTGTATGGAGAAGGAGGATCAAGGAAGAAGACTTCCTTGAGCTACTTCATGTAG
- the LOC106327473 gene encoding uncharacterized protein LOC106327473 isoform X1, protein MVETRRSSSASKRFCSSSSSPEPSSSSPRPSKRSKVKIDAALEPAAAGSTSASEENQGPVSDPGEPELGSSDPHAEKTVATDVPVMENSPGDDEVLAGEVVAEGERSKAGKKRPNAPWAKLLSQYPQNPHRIMRGPVFTVGRLGCNLSIKDHSMPTTLCELKQAKHGAPSVASLEITGNGFLVQVNGKCYHKSSCVHLRGGDEVIFSVSGRHAYIFQPLKDENLAAPDKASSVNLCEARVAPLKGVHVETRAGDSSAGDGASILASLSKYRNLRLLPPIAKSAKRQQNPEVPVIPSSCNDCISDTDMNDADSDNDDAAIASVEKAAASTSDTASENLNADGSGLDPFQEADGGNTPASGYEVRSVLDIRGISKLLDERREVSESLRDSYLSSTISTRRQAFKDSLRGGVLKAQDIEVSLEKFPYFLSATTKDVLIASMYVHMKGGSKFSKYASDLPTTCPRILLSGPAGSDIYQEILAKALAKHFGAKVMIVDSLLLPGGSPAREAESSKESARRERLSMLAKRAVQAAQALQHKKPTSSVDADITGGSTLSSQALPKQEVSTATSKSYTFKAGDRVKFLGPPSSAVSSLQGSPLRGPTIGFHGKVVLAFEDNCSSKIGIRFERPVPDGNDLGGLCEEDHGFFCAASSLRLDGSSGDDADRLAVNEIFEVALSEGEGGSLILFLKDIEKSLVGNNDVYATLKSKLENLPENIVVMASQTQLDSRKEKSHPGGFLYTKFGCNQTALLDLAFPDIGKLHEKSKEASKSVKQITRLFPNKVAIQLPQDEALLLDWKEKLDRDTELLKVQANITSILGILSKNRLDCPDLETLCIKDQSLLPESVEKVVGWAFSHHLMNCSEPTIKDNKLVISAESITYGLQMLHGVQNENKSLKKFLKDVVTENEFEKKLLSDVIPPSDIGVSFDDIGALENVKDALKELVMLPLQRPELFGKGQLTKPTKGILLFGPPGTGKTMLAKAVATEAGANFINISMSSITSKWFGEGEKYVKAVFSLASKIAPSVIFVDEVDSMLGRRENPGEHEAMRKMKNEFMVNWDGLRTKDRERVLVLAATNRPFDLDEAVIRRLPRRLMVNLPDATNRSKILSVILSKEEMAPDVDLEAIANMTDGYSGSDLKNLCVTAAHLPIREILEKEKKEKTAAEAENRPKPSLYRCTDIRPLTMNDFKAAHEQVCASVSTDSSNTNELQQWNELYGEGGSRKKTSLSYFM, encoded by the exons ATGGTTGAGACGAGACGTAGCTCTTCCGCTTCCAAGCGTTTCTGCTCTTCCTCTTCATCCCCTGAACCGTCTTCTTCATCTCCACGCCCTTCCAAGCGATCTAAGGTCAAGATCGATGCGGCACTGGAACCT GCGGCGGCGGGGTCTACTTCGGCAAGCGAGGAGAATCAAGGACCAGTTTCGGATCCTGGAGAGCCGGAGCTTGGATCCTCTGATCCGCATGCGGAGAAGACTGTTGCCACTGATGTGCCGGTGATGGAGAATTCTCCTGGAGACGACGAAGTCTTGGCAG GTGAAGTGGTGGCTGAGGGTGAGAGGTCGAAGGCGGGGAAGAAGCGGCCTAACGCTCCATGGGCGAAGCTACTTTCTCAGTATCCTCAG AACCCTCACCGTATCATGAGGGGCCCTGTCTTCACTGTTGGACGCCTGGGTTGTAATTTATCTATCAAAGACCATTCCATGCCCACCACCCTGTGTGAACTGAAGCAGGCTAAG CACGGAGCTCCATCCGTTGCCTCCCTAGAGATAACAGGGAATGGATTTCTCGTTCAGGTGAATGGCAAGTGTTACCATAAAAGTTCTTGTGTTCATCTCCGTGGTGGTGACGAGGTGATCTTCAGCGTTTCTGGGAGACATGCTTAT ATATTTCAACCTCTCAAAGATGAAAATCTAGCTGCTCCTGACAAAGCTTCTTCAGTGAATTTATGTGAAGCTCGAGTTGCCCCTCTGAAAGGGGTTCATGTTGAGACAAGAGCAGGAGACTCCTCAGCTGGTGATGGGGCCTCTATATTGGCATCTCTTTCAAAGTACCGTAACTTACGTCTTCTACCACCAATTGCTAAATCTGCCAAAAGGCAGCAAAATCCGGAGGTTCCTGTGATACCTTCCAGCTGCAATGATTGCATTTCAGATACTGACATGAACGATGCTGATAGTGACAATGATGATGCTGCTATTGCTTCTGTGGAGAAAGCTGCTGCTTCAACCTCTGACACTGCCAGTGAGAATCTTAATGCCGATGGCAGTGGATTGGATCCTTTTCAAGAAGCCGATGGTGGAAACACTCCTGCTTCTGGTTATGAAGTTAGATCGGTCTTGGATATAAGGGGCATCTCTAAGTTGCTGGATGAACGGAGGGAAGTGAGTGAATCCCTTAGAGACTCTTACCTTTCATCTACTATATCGACTAGACGCCAAGCGTTTAAGGATAGTCTGCGAGGAGGAGTACTCAAGGCTCAAGACATAGAGGTTTCTTTGGAGAAGTTCCCATATTTTCTGAG TGCTACAACGAAGGATGTTTTGATAGCATCGATGTATGTCCATATGAAAGGTGGAAGCAAGTTCTCAAAGTATGCATCAGACTTGCCTACAACGTGTCCCCGTATCTTGCTCTCTGGACCAGCAG GCTCTGATATATATCAGGAAATCTTGGCAAAGGCGCTTGCAAAACATTTTGGGGCCAAAGTGATGATCGTTGACTCACTATTGTTACCTGGG GGATCACCAGCCAGGGAAGCTGAATCTTCTAAAGAAAGTGCTAGGCGTGAAAGGCTCTCTATGCTTGCAAAACGAGCTGTTCAGGCTGCACAAGCATTGCAGCATAAGAAACCAACTTCAAGTGTTGACGCTGATATAACAGGTGGATCAACATTAAGTTCTCAGGCTTTGCCAAAGCAAGAAGTGTCAACAGCAACTTCTAAAAGTTACACCTTTAAAGCAG GTGACAGAGTAAAGTTTCTAGGTCCGCCATCTTCTGCGGTTTCTTCTCTTCAAGGCTCACCACTTAG GGGACCGACCATTGGTTTCCATGGAAAAGTAGTCCTTGCATTTGAAGACAACTGTTCATCAAAAATTGGGATTAGATTCGAAAGACCTGTGCCAGATGGCAATGATCTTGGTGGCCTCTGCGAAGAAGACCACGGTTTCTTTTGTGCTG CTAGCTCACTTCGGTTAGATGGTTCTTCTGGTGATGATGCTGACAGACTTGCCGTTAATGAAATCTTTGAG GTCGCACTTAGTGAGGGTGAAGGAGGGTCACTAATATTGTTCCTGAAAGATATTGAGAAATCGCTGGTGGGGAATAATGACGTATATGCAACCTTGAAGAGCAAGCTCGAGAATTTACCGGAAAATATTGTTGTCATGGCCTCACAAACCCAGTTGGACAGCCGAAAAGAGAAA TCCCATCCTGGAGGTTTCTTGTATACTAAGTTCGGCTGCAACCAGACGGCGTTACTAGATCTTGCATTTCCG GATATTGGTAAACTGCACGAAAAGAGCAAGGAAGCATCTAAATCAGTGAAACAAATAACCCGCCTGTTTCCTAACAAAGTCGCCATCCAGTTACCTCAG GATGAAGCTTTGCTCTTGGACTGGAAGGAGAAACTGGACCGTGATACAGAGCTTTTGAAGGTTCAGGCTAATATAACCAGCATCCTTGGA ATCCTCTCCAAAAACCGTCTGGACTGCCCTGACCTTGAAACCTTGTGCATCAAAGATCAAAGTCTTCTTCCTGAAA GTGTTGAGAAAGTGGTTGGCTGGGCTTTTAGCCACCATCTTATGAACTGTTCAGAACCTACAATCAAAGACAACAAGCTTGTTATCTCAGCAGAAAG CATTACATATGGCCTGCAGATGTTACATGGGGTTCAGAACGAAAACAAGAGTCTAAAGAAATTCCTCAAG GATGTTGTTACTGAGAACGAATTTGAGAAAAAACTCCTATCAGATGTCATTCCCCCCAGCGATATAGGTGTTTCGTTTGATGATATTGGGGCTCTAGAGAATGTGAAAGACGCATTGAAAGAGTTGGTGATGCTTCCTCTTCAAAGACCCGAATTATTTGGCAAAGGCCAGCTAACGAAG CCTACAAAAGGTATTCTGTTGTTTGGACCTCCTGGTACAGGGAAGACGATGCTGGCAAAGGCAGTAGCAACTGAAGCTGGCGCAAACTTCATCAATATCTCGATGTCCAGCATTACTTCAAAG TGGTTTGGTGAGGGAGAGAAGTATGTCAAAGCTGTCTTCTCGTTAGCGAGCAAGATCGCGCCAAGTGTCATTTTTGTTGATGAG GTTGACAGCATGTTGGGAAGACGTGAGAATCCAGGGGAACATGAAGCTATGCGTAAGATGAAGAACGAATTCATGGTAAACTGGGACGGTTTAAGAACAAAGGATAGAGAACGAGTTCTGGTTCTCGCTGCTACCAACAGACCATTTGACCTGGACGAAGCAGTTATCAGACGGCTTCCGCGGAG ATTGATGGTTAATCTTCCAGACGCGACGAACAGATCAAAGATCTTGAGCGTTATTCTATCTAAAGAAGAAATGGCACCAGATGTTGATTTAGAAGCGATTGCAAATATGACAGATGGGTACTCAGGAAGTGACTTAAAG AACCTTTGTGTAACTGCGGCACATCTTCCAATTCGAGAAATACTGGAGAAAGAAAAGAAG GAAAAAACTGCAGCTGAGGCTGAAAACCGTCCAAAGCCTTCATTGTATAGATGCACAGACATTCGTCCACTGACAATGAATGATTTCAAGGCTGCCCATGAACAG GTATGTGCGAGTGTGTCTACAGACTCATCAAACACGAACGAGCTTCAGCAATGGAACGAGCTGTATGGAGAAGGAGGATCAAGGAAGAAGACTTCCTTGAGCTACTTCATGTAG